One genomic region from Quercus robur chromosome 4, dhQueRobu3.1, whole genome shotgun sequence encodes:
- the LOC126721775 gene encoding uncharacterized protein LOC126721775 has translation MGDETHNNHEVHRRTMYELLHPTQNSIPTCIMFPPNAPHVELKQGLLAILPNFRGQENENPYVHVRAFEEVISSFYAQNVIETTKLRFFLFSLKDKARSWLYTLKPRSIGSWGEMAKEFCKKHFPPHRVQQVKRRIASFVQGENETLYQAWERYKDLFNFCPTHGYEDWRLVSYFYEGLTLRDRQFVQLSCGGDFLQKEPEDAMDYLDEIAENSNTWTGPSSMDSTDRTRTNTTTSSGSVFKLREDDNVSVKISMLTKEIEALKMKGSKNVSATFREDPMEVCKICHEINHATNECASLSSFLNVPEEQVHAFNSYWPNNSSYSNNYNPNMRNHPYLSYKSDNMLNPPTPRNFNSPHASSSSSSSRPSLKDALSTFIQRQSEQNQKFESMITRLDEEVRETKSHITRLTNSLSGIERGKLPSQTQPNPIDQNLKIGFKDKHEEVKVVTILRSGKEIDKSSPLVTKKSKETIVEKEKDEIEPLGLDDIEQCPIPPPFPQALKLPRKLDTTSEILEHLHQVKINLLLLHVIKQVLAYAKVIKDLCTIKKKHHVKKTAFLTEQVSAVIQHKIPPKYKDPGCPTISCTIGDYIMEHALLDLGASVNLIPFSVYQKLGLGELKPTSITLQLADHSVREPRGIVEDVLVKIEQFYYPVDFIVLDYQPVLHPNIHTPIILGRPFLATANAFINCRNGKMQLTFGSMTLELNIFHVAKQPHEDDDCAYVNLNGAVVQEEFNKNCFSDPLETLLNNFVGSYDLECDIHVSENFSLLDSSQVLEEQ, from the coding sequence ATGGGTGATGAAACACACAATAATCATGAGGTGCATAGAAGAACTATGTATGAACTGTTGCATCCCACACAAAATTCTATTCCTACATGCATCATGTTTCCACCTAATGCACCACATGTAGAACTGAAACAAGGTTTATTAGCAATACTTCCTAACTTTAggggacaagaaaatgaaaatccttATGTCCATGTTAGAGCTTTTGAAGAGGTAATTAGTAGTTTCTATGCACAAAATGTTATTGAGACTACTAAGTtacgtttctttcttttttctcttaaggATAAGGCAAGAAGTTGGCTTTACACCTTGAAACCTAGGTCTATAGGTAGTTGGGGGGAGATGGCCAAAGAGTTTTGTAAGAAACATTTTCCTCCCCACAGAGTCCAGCAAGTAAAAAGAAGGATAGCTAGTTTTGTCCAAGGAGAAAATGAGACCTTATACCAAGCTTGGGAAAGGTACAAAGATCTTTTCAATTTCTGTCCAACTCATGGGTATGAAGATTGGAGGTTGGTTAGCTATTTTTATGAAGGACTTACACTTAGGGACCGACAGTTTGTTCAACTCTCATGCGGAGGAGACTTTTTACAAAAAGAACCTGAAGATGCAATGGATTATCTTGATGAGATAGCTGAAAACTCTAACACATGGACTGGACCTAGCTCAATGGACTCCACTGATAGGACTAGAACTAACACTACCACTTCTAGTGGAAGTGTTTTCAAGTTGAGGGAAGATGATAACGTGAGTGTAAAAATCAGCATGTTAACTAAAGAAATTGAGGCACTCAAAATGAAAGGAAGTAAGAATGTTAGTGCTACCTTTAGAGAGGACCCAATGGAGGTGTGTAAAATCTGTCATGAGATAAACCATGCTACAAATGAATGTGCATCACTTTCATCATTCTTGAATGTGCCAGAAGAACAAGTACATGCATTTAATTCATACTGGCCAAATAATTCTTCATATTCTAACAATTATAACCCAAATATGCGAAACCATCCGTATTTGAGTTATAAGAGTGACAATATGTTGAATCCTCCTACTCCAAGGAATTTTAATTCACCAcatgcatcatcatcatcatcatcatctagaCCTTCCTTGAAGGATGCACTTAGTACTTTCATTCAAAGGCAAAGTGAGCAAAATCAAAAGTTTGAATCCATGATCACTAGGCTAGATGAAGAGGTAAGAGAGACCAAGAGTCATATAACTAGGCTTACAAATTCATTGAGTGGGATAGAGAGAGGGAAGCTCCCTTCCCAAACTCAACCCAATCCCATCgatcaaaatctaaaaattggcTTTAAGGATAAACATGAGGAAGTAAAAGTTGTAACCATTTTGAGGAGTGGTAAAGAGATTGATAAAAGTTCTCCTTTAGTAACTAAGAAATCTAAGGAGACCATAGTTGAAAAAGAGAAGGATGAAATTGAGCCACTTGGGCTTGATGACATTGAACAATGCCCAATCCCTCCACCATTTCCACAAGCCTTAAAATTACCTAGGAAATTGGACACCACATCTGAGATATTAGAGCATTTACATCAAGTCAAGATAAATTTGCTATTATTGCATGTTATCAAGCAAGTGCTTGCATATGCCAAGGTAATTAAGGACCTATGCACCATCAAGAAAAAGCATCATGTGAAGAAGACCGCATTCCTAACAGAACAGGTAAGTGCAGTTATCCAACATAAGATCCCGCCAAAGTATAAGGATCCAGGTTGTCCTACGATCTCTTGTACTATTGGAGATTACATCATGGAGCATGCATTGCTAGATCTTGGGGCAAGTGTTAATTTGATCCCCTTTAGTGTATATCAAAAACTTGGACTTGGTGAGTTGAAACCTACTTCAATAACTTTACAGTTGGCTGATCACTCTGTAAGGGAACCGAGAGGGATTGTTGAGGATGTGTTGgtgaaaattgaacaattttattatcctgttgattttattgttcTAGATTACCAACCTGTTTTACATCCTAATATTCATACCCCTATTATTTTGGGTAGACCTTTTCTTGCCACAGCTAATGCTTTTATTAATTGCAGGAATGGGAAAATGCAACTCACTTTTGGTTCCATGACTTTGGAGCTAAACATATTTCATGTGGCTAAACAACCACATGAGGATGATGACTGTGCTTATGTGAACCTCAATGGGGCGGTGGTTCAAGAAGAATTTAATAAGAATTGTTTTTCTGATCCTCTTGAAACTCTTCTTAATAATTTTGTTGGTTCTTATGATTTAGAATGTGATATTCATGtatctgaaaatttttctttgttggattCCTCACAGGTTTTGGAAGAACAATAG